The nucleotide window TCGCCTGTTTTTCATGGGATACGAATGTACAAAGGAATCACCATGCAAGCTGAATTGATTGTCGACGCACGCAACGCCGTCGGGGAAAGCCCGGTGTGGGTTCCCGGGGAAAATGCGCTGTACTGGGTGGACATTCCCAGCGGCGGCCTGCAGTGCTGGAACGCCGGGACCGGTCAACTCAAAGGTTGGGAAGCCCCCGAAATGCTCGCCTGTATCGCCCGTCACCAGGACGGCGGTTGGGTGGCCGGCATGGAGAGCGGTTTCTTTCGCCTGCACCCCAACGACGACGGCAGCCTGGACAGTGAACTGTGTGCGAACGTCGAGCATAGTCGCACCGACATGCGCCTCAACGATGGTCGTTGCGACCGTCAGGGGCGTTTCTGGGCCGGCAGCATGGTGCTGAACATGGGCGCCAACGTCGACCAGGGCCGGATGTACCGTTATGAGGCTGGACAGCGCAGCCCGGTCGAGGCGCAATTGAGTGGTTTCATCGTGCCCAATGGCCTCGGTTTCAGCCCGGACGGACGGACGATGTACCTCTCCGACTCGCACCCTTTGGTGCAGCAGATCTGGGCCTTCGACTACGACATCGACAGCGGCACGCCCTCCAACCGCCGGCTGTTCGTCGACATGCAGCCCCTGGCCGGACGCCCCGACGGCGCGGCGGTGGATGCCGAGGGTTGCTATTGGATCTGCGCCAACGATGCCGGGCTGATCCATCGCTTTACCCCGGATGGCCGGCTGGACCGCTCGCTGGCCGTACCAGTGAAGAAACCGACGATGTGCGCCTTTGGCGGCAGCCGTCTGGACACCCTGTTCGTCACCTCGATCCGCCCAGGCGATGACAACGACCCGCAATCCCTGGCCGGTGGCGTGTTCGCCCTCAACCCCGGCGTCAAGGGCCTGGCTGAACCTGCTTTCGGAGGACGGAAACACTCCGCGAACTGATCTGCTTTACCGCTTCACATCGATAGACATAAAAACAACAACACTGGAGATAGATCATGAATTTCAAACGCACGCTTTTGATCGCCGCTTTGCCCCTGGCCTTCCTGGCGCAGGCGGCTCATGCCCTCGATATCAAGATCGCCGACATCCACCCCAAGGGCTACCCGACCGTGGTTGCCGAGGAATCCATGGGTAAAACCCTGGAAAAGGAGAGCAACGGCGAGTTGAAGTTCAAGTATTTCCCAGGCGGCGTACTGGGCTCTGAAAAAGAAGTCATCGAGCAGATGCAAGCCGGCGCGATCCAGATGACTCGCGTCAGCCTGGGTATCGTCGGCCCTGTGGTGCCGGACGTGAACGTCTTCAACATGCCATTCATCTTCCGCGACCAGGCCCACATGCGCGCCGTCATCGACGGTGAAGTGGGCGATGCGATCCTCGACCGGATCACCAACTCCGAGTTTGGCCTGGTGGCCCTGGCCTGGATGGACGGCGGCACGCGCAACCTCTACACCAAGAAGCCAGTGCGCAAGCTCGAAGACCTCAAGGGCATGAAGATTCGTGTCCAAGGCAACCCGATGTTCATCGACACCATCAATGCCATGGGCGGCAACGGTATTGCGATGGACACCGGCGAGATCTTCAGCGCCTTGCAGACCGGCGTGATCGATGGCGCGGAAAACAACCCGCCGACCATGCTCGAGCACAACCACTACCAGAACGCCAAGTTCTATAGCCTGACCGGTCACCTGATCCTGCCCGAGCCGATCGTGATGTCGAAAATCACCTGGAACAAGCTCACGCCGGAACAGCAGGACATGGTGAGAAAAGCCGCCAAGGCGGCCCAGGCCGAAGAGCGCGTGCTGTGGGACAAGAAGTCCGCCTCCAGTGAAGAAAAACTCAAGGCTGCCGGCGTGGAGTTCATCACCGTCGACAAGAAACCTTTCTACGACGCCACCGCACCGATCCGGGCCAAATACGGCGCGCCTTATGCCGACCTGATCAAGCGTATCGAAGCGGTCCAGTAATCCCTTTCGATCTGTACTCATGAAAAGGCCAGGCGCGCCTGCGGTTAAAAGGCGCGCCCGGTTACGGTGGAACCCGATGAAGAATTTACTGCTGCGTATCAACGACACGATTTACATGACTTGCATCTGGGTGGCCGGCCTTTCTGTCCTTGCCGTTGCGCTGATGATTCCGTGGGGGGTTTTTGCCCGCTACGTTCTCGGTACCGGCTCAAGCTGGCCAGAGCCTACCGCCATCTTGCTGATGATCGTCTTTACCTTCATCGGTGCCGCCGCCAGCTACCGCTCCGGCTCGCACATGGCCGTGGACATGGTCACCAGCCGCCTGCCCCGGCGCTGGCAAACCCTGGCTTCGGTTTTCACCCAGCTCCTGATGGCTGCGGTGTGCATTTTCATGACCATCTGGGGCACCAAGCTGTGCATGACCACCTGGAATCAGTTCATGAGCGCCATCCCCACCCTGCGCGTCGGCATCACCTACATGCCGATCCCGGTCGGTGGTTTCCTGACACTGATTTTTGTCCTGGAAAAGCTCTTGCTGGGTGATCAAAGCAAGCGTCGGGTCGTGCAGTTCGACCTGGTTGAAGAAAACGAAGGTGCCGCTTAATGGACGCTCTGATTCTGCTGGGCAGTTTTTTGTTGTTGATCATGATCGGCATGCCGGTCGCCTACGCGCTGGGCGCTGCCGCCCTGATCGGGGCGTGGTGGATCGATATTCCGTTCCAGGCCATGATGATTCAGATAACGGGCGGCGTGAACAAGTTCTCGTTGCTGGCCATTCCCTTCTTCGTCCTGGCCGGTGCGATCATGGCCGAGGGCGGCATGTCCCGCCGATTGGTGGCATTTGCCAGTGTGTTGGTAGGCTTCGTGCGCGGTGGCCTGTCATTGGTCAACCTCGTAGCCTCGAGTTTTTTTGGCGCGATCTCCGGTTCCTCGGTAGCCGATACCGCTTCGGTCGGTTCGGTGCTGATTCCGGAAATGGAACGCCGCGGCTATCCGCGTGAGTTCGCCACCGCCGTCACCGTCAGTGGTTCGGTGCAAGCGCTGCTGACGCCGCCCAGCCACAACGCGGTGCTGTACTCCCTCGCCGCTGGCGGCACCGTTTCCATCGGATCGCTGTTCATGGCCGGCATCGTCCCCGGCATCATGATGAACCTCTGCCTGATGGCGCTGTGTCTGGTCTTTGCGAGAAAGCGCAATTACCCCAAGGGCGAGGTGATTCCGCTCAAGCAAGCGTTGAAGATCTGCAAGGAAGCCATGTGGGGCATGATGACCCTGTTCATCATCCTGGGCGGCATTCTCTCGGGTGTTTTCACAGCCACCGAGTCGGCCGCCATTGCCGTGGTCTGGGCATTCTTCGTGACCATGTGCATCTATCGCGACTACAAGTGGAGCGAGTTGCCGAAACTGATGCACCGCACGGTGCGCACCATCTCCATCGTGATGATCCTGATCGGCTTCGCCGCCAGCTTCGGCTACATCATGACGCTGATGGAAATCCCGGCGAAAATCACCACCGCGTTCCTGACCCTGTCGGACAACCGCTATGTGATCCTGATGTGCATCAACGTGATGTTGCTGCTGCTCGGCACCGTGATGGACATGGCGCCGCTGATCCTGATCCTGACGCCGATCCTGATGCCGGTGATCATGGGCATCGGTGTGGACCCGGTGCAGTTCGGCATGATCATGCTGGTGAACCTGGGTATCGGCCTGATCACGCCACCGGTGGGCGCGGTGTTGTTCGTGGGTTCGGCCATTGGCAAGGTCAGCATCGAAAGCACTGTCAAGGCCCTGCTGCCGTTCTACGCCATGCTGTTCCTGGTACTGCTGCTGGTGACTTACGTCCCCGCCATTTCGCTGTGGCTGCCGCATCTGGTGTTGTAATTCGAAGCAAATCCCCTTGGTGGCGAGGGGATTTATCCCCGCTGGGCTGCGCAGCAGCCCCATCACAGCAGACTCAATCTGTTTGACACACCGAGGCGGCTGGTTTTAGGGCTGCTTCGCAGCCCAGCGGGGCGGTGCGACGTTTCGATAAATCCCCTCGCCACCATAGCGTTCACATAGAAACCCTTGCACCGCCCCTCCTACCCTGCAGACAACGCCCCTATGACCTCCCTCCTGCATCTTGAAGACGACTTGACCCGCCTCACCGTGGCGCCACACCTGGGGGCCAGCCTGGTCAGTTGGACCTTGCGCAGCAACGGCCAGCCGCTGCTGCGCCCGCCCGCACCCCAGGCGCTGGAAAACCGTCTGCCCGGCAAGCTCGGCTGTTTTCCATTGATTCCCTGGTCGAACCGGATCGCCAACGGCGGTTTCGATTGCCCTGGCGGCTGGCTGGCACTGGAGGCCAATAGCCCCAACGAGCCTTTTCCGATTCATGGCAGCGCCTGGCAACAGGCGTGGCAGGTGATCGAACAGAGCCCCCAGGAGGCATCGCTGCAACTGCACAGCCAATACCCGTTCGCCTATTGCGCCGACCTGAAAATCCGCCTGGACGGTGGCCAGTTGCAGATTTCCCTGCACGTCACCCACCTGGCTGAACAGCCGGCATGGCATGGACTGGGCTTGCACCCCTACTTTCCTCGGACCAGCGCCACACGCCTGCAAACCCGCGCCACCGACGTCTGGCTGTGCGACGCCACGAAGCTGCCGACGGAACTGAGTGCCGTCCCCGCGCACTGGAACTTCCAGCAGCCTCGCGTGCTGCCCGACACCCTCGTGGACAATGGCTTCGGCGGTTGGGACGGACACTGCCTGATCGAACAACCCGGCCTGGGCTATGCACTGGAGTGCCGAGCCAGCGGCAGCGATTACTTCCTGCTGTACTGCCCGGTGGGTCTGGACTTCTTCTGCATCGAACCGGTCAGCCACCCGGTCAATGCCCATCACCTGCCGGGACGACCGGGGTTGCGCCTGCTGGAGCAAGGGCAGTCGGTGGCGTTGGGATTTTCGATGCAGTGCAAGCCACTGTAATCCCTGTGGCGAGGGAGCCTGCTGTGGCAGCAAGGCTTGCCCGCGATAGAGGCGACACGGTTCCAAGGTAAAAATGGCGCTAACTTCATCGCGGGCAAGCCTTGCTCCCACACTGAGTTTTCACAGCTGCGCACATTACGCCCGCACCCACATGTACACCGCCACCCCCAGGCACACCCCGGCAAATCCCACCTGCAACACCCGGGCCGGGACTCGGGACGCCAGCCGCCGGCCCAGTACCATGCCGACAATGCTGGCCACGATGAACCCCGCCCCGACCTGATCGATACGCACCCCGGCATGAAAGGCCCCCGCCACGCCGATCAGCGAAATCAGGCTGATGACCATCAGCGAAGTGGCGACGATCCCGCGCATCTGCACATCGGTCAGTTGCTTGAACGCCGGCACGATCAGGAAACCGCCACCCACGCCCAGCAGGCCGGAGACCACCCCGGTCACCGCGCCGAGCGCCGCCAGCGTGGCGGTGCAGCGCGGGGTCCAGGCCAGGCGTCCGGTCTGGCGGTCGAGCATGCAATTCTTCTGGCCCCAACTGGCCGCGCCGTGGTCGCTCGGCCCCGGCTGCGGAGTTTCCCGGCGCAACATGCGTGCCGCCACCAGCACCATCAACAAGCTGAACAGGATCATCAGGATTTTTTCCGGGAGCTGATGGGCCAGGAAAATGCCCAAGGGCGAAAACACCGCCCCCAGCAAGGCGATCAGCAACGCCGCGCGATAGCGCACCAGGCCATGGCGCAAGCCATCGATGGCGCCCACCGCCGCCGCACTGCCCACGGCGAACAACGCCACGGGCGCGGCCTGGGTCATGGTCAAGCCCAGGCCCAGCACCAACGCCGGAACCGCGAGGATGCCGCCGCCCGCCCCGGTCAATCCCAGGACCAGGCCCATGGCCACACCGAAAAAACTCGCCAGTAACATAAGGTTCTCTCAAGCCGCGCACACCTGTTGGCAGGTGCGATCGCATTTGCAGGACGCCTTGGCCCTCACTAAGCTGCGGACCATATGTTGCTAACCTTAGATGTTGCAACCGGTTCCTTCCGCACAGGTTCGTTGTCATGCCCGCGCAGATCCAAAGCTTCCTCGACCCCGCTTCACAGACCTACACCCATGTCGTTTATGAACAGGGCGCTGGGCCATGCGCGGTGGTCGATCCAGTGCTCGACTACGACCCGGCCTCGGGGCGCAGCGGCACCACGCAGGCCGACCGGGTGATCGCCTTCGTGCGGGAACACCGGTTGACCGTGCAATGGCTGCTGGAAACCCACGCCCACGCCGATCACCTCTCCGCCGCGGCCTACCTGCGGCGGGAACTGGGCGGCAAGATCGCCATCGGCGAGTCTATCGGCCAGGTCCAGAACGTGTTCAAGGCGCTGTTCAACCTCGAAGCGCAGTTTGCCGTGGACGGTTCGCAGTTCGATCATCTGTTCGGCCCCGATGAAACATTCTTCATCGGCAACCTCAAGGCCACTGCGCTGCACGTGCCCGGTCACACCCCGGCGGACATGGCGTACCTGATCGACGACGATGTGATCCTGGTGGGCGATACGCTGTTCATGCCCGATGTCGGCAGTGCCCGTTGCGACTTCCCCGGCGGCAACGCCCACCACCTCTACACCTCGATCCGCAAACTGTTAGCGTTTCCCGCCGACGTGCGGTTGTATGTGTGCCATGACTATCCGCCAGACCATCGCGAGCCCCGCTGCATGAGCACCGTGGGCGAACAGCGCCAGCACAATATCCACGTTCACGATGGCATCGACGAAGCGACCTTCGTCGCCATGCGCACCCAGCGCGACGCCACGTTGGGCATGCCGACGCTGCTGTTGCCGGCGATCCAGGTCAATGTGCGGGCAGGCAACCTGCCGCCGGCCGAAGCCAATGGCGTGACCTATCTGAAGATTCCGCTCAATCAGCTTTGAAGGCAAAACCCTGTGGGATTGCGGCTATCCGTTGAGGTTCAGGTACCCAACGTCAACCCATTCGCCGGCAGCGGCAACGCCGTCTTGTAGCGCACCTGCTTGAGCGCGAAGCTGGAACGGATATTCGCCACGCCCGGGACCTTGGTCAGGAAGTCCATCATGAACCGCTCCAGGGACTGGATCGTCGGCACCAGCACACGGATCAGGTAATCCGGATCGCCCGCCATCAGGTAGCACTCCATCACCTCGGGCCGGTCGGAGATCGCCTCTTCGAAGTGCTGCAGCGCCTCCTCCACCTGCTTCTCCAGGCTGACATGGATAAACACGTTGACGTGCAGCCCCAGCAGGTCGGCATCGAGCAGCGTGACCTGCTCGCGGATCACCCCCAGCTCCTCCATGGCCCGTACCCGGTTGAAGCACGGCGTTGGCGAAAGGTTGACCGAACGGGCGAGATCGGCGTTGGTGATGCGGGCGTTCTCCTGAAGGCTGTTCAGAATGCCGATGTCGGTGCGATCCAGTTTGCGCATGAGACAGATATTCCTGTTTTTTATCGTTGTGCAGATTTTTTATCTGCAAATGCTCAGAACAGCAAGCCAACAGAGAAAAATATTCTTCGCCGTCGAGCCTATGATTGTTGTAGGACAATTCTCCTTATCCAAGAGATTTGTCAGCTAGCGCGCCCACTACAAGAAATTCACAAGATCGAGCGTAGAAAGCCATGAACCCAGCGTATGAACCGCTACGCCTGCACGTCCCAGAACCTTCGGGCCGTCCCGGCTGCAAGACCGACTTCTCCTACCTGCATCTGAGCGATGCGGGCACGGTGCGCAAACCCTCCATCGATGTTGAACCGTCCGATACCGCCGACTTGGCCCGGAGCCTGATCCGCGTACTCGACGACCAAGGCAATGCCCACGGTCCATGGGCCGAAGACGTGCCCCTCGACATCCTGCGCAAGGGCATGCGCGCCATGCTCAAGACGCGGATCTACGACAACCGCATGGTGGTCGCCCAACGCCAGAAAAAGATGTCGTTCTACATGCAGAGCCTCGGCGAGGAAGCCATCGGCAGCGGCCAGGCCCTGGCGCTGAACATCGATGACATGTGCTTCCCCACCTATCGCCAGCAAAGCATCCTGATGGCCCGTGACGTGCCGCTGGTGGACATGATCTGCCAACTGCTGTCCAACGAGCGGGACCCGCTCAAGGGCCGCCAGTTGCCGATCATGTATTCGGTCAAGGAAGCCGGCTTCTTCACCATCTCCGGCAACCTCGCCACGCAGTTCATCCAGGGCGTGGGTTGGGGCATGGCCTCGGCGATCAAGGGCGACACCAAGATCGCTTCATCCTGGATCGGTGACGGCGCCACCGCCGAGTCGGACTTCCACACCGCCCTCACCTTCGCCCACGTCTACCGGGCGCCGGTGATCCTCAACGTGGTCAACAACCAGTGGGCGATCTCCACCTTCCAGGCCATCGCCGGCGGTGAAGCCACCACCTTCGCCGGACGCGGCGTCGGTTGCGGCATCGCCTCGCTGCGGGTCGATGGCAACGACTTCATGGCCGTCTACGCCGCCTCGCGCTGGGCCGCCGAACGCGCCCGCCGCAACCTCGGCCCGACCCTGATCGAATGGGTCACCTACCGCGCCGGCCCGCACTCCACCTCCGACGATCCGTCCAAGTACCGGCCCGCCGACGACTGGAGCCATTTCCCGCTGGGCGACCCGATTGTCCGTCTCAAGCAACACATGATCCGCATCGGCCAATGGTCGGAAGAAGAACACGCCGCCGTCACCGCCGAGCTGGAAACCCAGATCATCGCGGCCCAGAAGGAAGCCGAACAGTACGGCACCCTCGCCGGCGGACAGGTGCCGAGCGCCGCGACCATGTTCGAAGACGTCTACAAAGAGATGCCGGAGCACTTGAAGCGCCAGCGTCAGCAGTTGGGGGTCTGACATGAACGATCACAACAACAATATTGCGCTGGATACCGCCATGACCACTACCACCATGACCATGATCCAGGCCCTGCGCTCGGCCATGGACGTGATGCTCGAGCGTGACGACAACGTCGTGGTGTTCGGCCAGGACGTGGGCTACTTCGGCGGCGTGTTCCGCTGCACCGAAGGCCTGCAGAGCAAATACGGCACCTCGCGGGTGTTCGACGCGCCGATCTCAGAAAGCGGCATCGTCGGCGTGGCCGTGGGCATGGGCGCCTACGGATTGAGGCCGGTGGCCGAGATCCAGTTTGCCGACTACGTCTACCCGGCCTCCGACCAGATCATTTCCGAGGCGGCACGCCTGCGCTATCGCTCGGCCGGCGAGTTCACCGCGCCAATGACCCTGCGCATGCCCTGCGGCGGCGGCATCTACGGTGGCCAGACCCACAGCCAGAGCATCGAGGCGATGTTCACCCAGGTCTGCGGCCTGCGCACCGTGATGCCGTCGAACCCCTATGACGCCAAGGGTCTGCTGATCGCCTCCATCGAGAACGATGACCCGGTGATCTTCCTCGAACCCAAGCGCCTGTATAACGGCCCGTTCGACGGCCACCACGACCGCCCGGTAACGCCGTGGTCGAAACACCCGACGGCCCAGGTACCCGACGGCTACTACACCGTACCGCTGGATGTCGCCGCCATCACCCGTCCAGGCAAGGACGTGACCATCCTCACCTACGGCACCACGGTCTACGTGTCCCAGGCCGCAGCAGAAGAAACCGGCATCGATGCCGAGGTCATCGACCTGCGCAGCCTCTGGCCGCTGGACCTGGACACCATCGTCAAGTCGGTGAAGAAGACCGGCCGTTGCGTGGTTGTCCACGAGGCCACCCGCACCTGCGGCTTCGGCGCCGAGCTGGTGTCGCTGGTCCAGGAACATTGCTTCCATCACCTGGAAGCGCCTATCGAGCGTGTCACCGGTTGGGATACCCCCTACCCGCACGCGCAGGAGTGGGCGTATTTCCCAGGGCCGTCCCGTGTGGGCGCGGCGTTGAAACGGGTCATGGAGGTCTGAATGGGCACGCACGTTATCAAGATGCCGGACATCGGCGAAGGCATTGCGGAAGTGGAACTGGCGGCATGGCACGTCAAGGTCGGTGACCTGGTGACCGAGGATCAGGTCCTGGCCGACGTCATGACCGACAAGGCCATGGTGGACATCCCCTCGCCCGTGCATGGCCGGGTCATCGCCCTGGGCGGTGAGCCGGGTGAAGTCATGGCGGTGGGCAGCGAACTGATCCGCATTGAAGTGGAAGGTGCCGGCAACCTGAAGGAATCGGCACAACCGTCGGCTGCGGCGCCGGCCGCCGAGCCCGCGCCGCCCAAAGCGCCTGAGCCCGCGGCGGAGAAACCTGTCGCCGCGCCACTCCCGGCGCGGCAACCCCAGGCGCCGGTGGCCCGCGATCCCGACGAGCGCCCGTTGGCCTCGCCGGCGGTGCGCAAACACGCCCTGGACCTGGGCATTCAGCTGCGTCTGGTCCAGGGCAGCGGCCCTGCCGGTCGGGTGCTGCACGAAGACCTGGAAGCCTATCTGGCCCAGGGCCCCTCGACCCCGGCCAAGGGCGGCTCAGGCTACGCCGAACGTCACGACGAGCAGCAGGTCCCGGTGATCGGCATGCGGCGCAAGATCGCCCAGCGCATGCAGGAAGCCACCCAGCGCGCCGCCCATTTCAGCTACGTCGAGGAAATCGACGTCACCGCTCTCGAAGAGCTGCGGGTTCATCTGAATGAAAAGCACGGTGCCAGTCGTGGCAAGCTGACCTTGCTGCCGTTCCTGGTGCGGGCGCTGGTCGTGGCCTTGCGGGACTTCCCGCAGATGAACGCGCGCTATGACGATGAAGCCCAGGTTATCACCCGCTCCGGTGCGGTGCATGTCGGCGTTGCCACCCAGAGCGACGTTGGCCTGATGGTACCGGTGGTGCGTCACGCCGAGGCCCGCAGCCTGTGGGACAGCGCGGCGGAAATCTCGCGCCTGGCCACGGCGGCCCGCAATGGCAAGGCCAGCCGCGACGAACTGTCCGGCTCGACCATCACCCTGACCAGCCTCGGCGCGTTGGGCGGGATCGTCAGCACTCCGGTGCTGAACCTGCCGGAAGTGGCGATCGTCGGCGTGAACAAAATCGTCGAACGGCCCGTGGTGATCAAGGGCCAGGTGGTGATCCGCAAGATGATGAACCTCTCCAGCTCCTTCGATCACCGGGTGGTCGATGGCATGGACGCTGCGCAATTCATCCAGGCCCTGCGCGGCCTGCTTGAACAACCCGCCACCTTGTTTGTGGACTGATACCAGGAGCAGGCATGCAACAGACTTTGAACACCACCCTGCTGATCATTGGCGGTGGCCCTGGCGGTTACGTGGCGGCGATCCGCGCCGGTCAGCTGGGCATCCCGACCATTCTCGTGGAAGGCCAGGCGCTGGGCGGCACCTGCCTGAACATCGGCTGCATTCCGTCCAAGGCATTGATCCATGTGGCCGAGCAGTTTCATCAGGCACACCATCACAGCCAGGGCTCGGCCCTGGGCATCAGCGCGTCGGCGCCGGTGCTGGACATCGGCAAGAGCGTGGAATGGAAAAATGGCATCGTCGATCGCCTGACCACCGGTGTGGCGACACTGCTGAAAAAGCACAAGGTCCAGGTCATTCACGGCTGGGCCAAGGTCATCGACGGCAAGACTGTCGAGGTCGGCGATAGCCGCATCCAGTGCGAACACCTGCTACTGGCGACCGGCTCGAAAAGCGTCGACCTGCCGATGTTGCCCATTGGTGGGCCCATCGTGTCTTCCACCGAAGCCCTCGCCCCGACCTCGCTGCCCAAGCATCTGGTGGTGGTCGGTGGCGGATACATCGGCCTGGAACTGGGCATTGCCTACCGCAAGCTCGGCGCCGAAGTCAGCGTCGTGGAAGCCCAGGAACGGATCCTCCCGGCCTACGACGCCGAACTGACCCAACCGGTGCATGAGGCGCTCAAGCAACTGGGCGTGAAGTTGTACCTCAAGCACAGCGTCCAGGGCTTCGATGCCCAGGCCAGCACGTTGCAGGTGCGTGACCCCGCCGGCGACACCCTGGACCTGGCCACCGACCGGGTCCTGGTGGCGGTCGGTCGTAAACCCAATACCCAAGGCTGGAATCTCGAAGCCTTGAACCTGACGATGAACGGCTCGGCGCTGAAAATCGACAGTCGCTGCCAGACCAGCATGCGCAACGTCTGGGCCATCGGCGACCTGAGCGGCGAACCGATGCTTGCCCACCGGGCCATGGCCCAGGGCGAAATGGTCGCCGAGCTGATTGCCGGCAAGGCGCGCGAGTTCAACCCTACGGCCATCGCGGCGGTGTGTTTCACCGACCCGGAGCTGGTGGTGGTGGGCAAGACGCCGGACGAGGCCAAGGCAGCCGGCCTGGATTGCATCGTTTCCAGCTTCCCGTTCGCTGCCAACGGCCGGGCGATGACGCTGGAATCGAAGAGTGGCTTTGTACGGGTGGTGGCGCGTCGGGACAACCATGTGATTGTCGGCTGGCAAGCAGTCGGCGTCGGTGTCTCGGAACTGTCCACCGCGTTTGGCCAGTCCCTGGAAATGGGCGCACGGCTGGAAGACATCGCCGGCACCATCCACGCCCATCCGACGCTGGGCGAGGCGGTGCAGGAAGC belongs to Pseudomonas sp. B21-028 and includes:
- a CDS encoding SMP-30/gluconolactonase/LRE family protein, with the protein product MQAELIVDARNAVGESPVWVPGENALYWVDIPSGGLQCWNAGTGQLKGWEAPEMLACIARHQDGGWVAGMESGFFRLHPNDDGSLDSELCANVEHSRTDMRLNDGRCDRQGRFWAGSMVLNMGANVDQGRMYRYEAGQRSPVEAQLSGFIVPNGLGFSPDGRTMYLSDSHPLVQQIWAFDYDIDSGTPSNRRLFVDMQPLAGRPDGAAVDAEGCYWICANDAGLIHRFTPDGRLDRSLAVPVKKPTMCAFGGSRLDTLFVTSIRPGDDNDPQSLAGGVFALNPGVKGLAEPAFGGRKHSAN
- a CDS encoding TRAP transporter substrate-binding protein — encoded protein: MNFKRTLLIAALPLAFLAQAAHALDIKIADIHPKGYPTVVAEESMGKTLEKESNGELKFKYFPGGVLGSEKEVIEQMQAGAIQMTRVSLGIVGPVVPDVNVFNMPFIFRDQAHMRAVIDGEVGDAILDRITNSEFGLVALAWMDGGTRNLYTKKPVRKLEDLKGMKIRVQGNPMFIDTINAMGGNGIAMDTGEIFSALQTGVIDGAENNPPTMLEHNHYQNAKFYSLTGHLILPEPIVMSKITWNKLTPEQQDMVRKAAKAAQAEERVLWDKKSASSEEKLKAAGVEFITVDKKPFYDATAPIRAKYGAPYADLIKRIEAVQ
- a CDS encoding TRAP transporter small permease, coding for MKNLLLRINDTIYMTCIWVAGLSVLAVALMIPWGVFARYVLGTGSSWPEPTAILLMIVFTFIGAAASYRSGSHMAVDMVTSRLPRRWQTLASVFTQLLMAAVCIFMTIWGTKLCMTTWNQFMSAIPTLRVGITYMPIPVGGFLTLIFVLEKLLLGDQSKRRVVQFDLVEENEGAA
- a CDS encoding TRAP transporter large permease — protein: MDALILLGSFLLLIMIGMPVAYALGAAALIGAWWIDIPFQAMMIQITGGVNKFSLLAIPFFVLAGAIMAEGGMSRRLVAFASVLVGFVRGGLSLVNLVASSFFGAISGSSVADTASVGSVLIPEMERRGYPREFATAVTVSGSVQALLTPPSHNAVLYSLAAGGTVSIGSLFMAGIVPGIMMNLCLMALCLVFARKRNYPKGEVIPLKQALKICKEAMWGMMTLFIILGGILSGVFTATESAAIAVVWAFFVTMCIYRDYKWSELPKLMHRTVRTISIVMILIGFAASFGYIMTLMEIPAKITTAFLTLSDNRYVILMCINVMLLLLGTVMDMAPLILILTPILMPVIMGIGVDPVQFGMIMLVNLGIGLITPPVGAVLFVGSAIGKVSIESTVKALLPFYAMLFLVLLLVTYVPAISLWLPHLVL
- a CDS encoding aldose 1-epimerase, giving the protein MTSLLHLEDDLTRLTVAPHLGASLVSWTLRSNGQPLLRPPAPQALENRLPGKLGCFPLIPWSNRIANGGFDCPGGWLALEANSPNEPFPIHGSAWQQAWQVIEQSPQEASLQLHSQYPFAYCADLKIRLDGGQLQISLHVTHLAEQPAWHGLGLHPYFPRTSATRLQTRATDVWLCDATKLPTELSAVPAHWNFQQPRVLPDTLVDNGFGGWDGHCLIEQPGLGYALECRASGSDYFLLYCPVGLDFFCIEPVSHPVNAHHLPGRPGLRLLEQGQSVALGFSMQCKPL
- a CDS encoding sulfite exporter TauE/SafE family protein translates to MLLASFFGVAMGLVLGLTGAGGGILAVPALVLGLGLTMTQAAPVALFAVGSAAAVGAIDGLRHGLVRYRAALLIALLGAVFSPLGIFLAHQLPEKILMILFSLLMVLVAARMLRRETPQPGPSDHGAASWGQKNCMLDRQTGRLAWTPRCTATLAALGAVTGVVSGLLGVGGGFLIVPAFKQLTDVQMRGIVATSLMVISLISLIGVAGAFHAGVRIDQVGAGFIVASIVGMVLGRRLASRVPARVLQVGFAGVCLGVAVYMWVRA
- a CDS encoding MBL fold metallo-hydrolase, which translates into the protein MPAQIQSFLDPASQTYTHVVYEQGAGPCAVVDPVLDYDPASGRSGTTQADRVIAFVREHRLTVQWLLETHAHADHLSAAAYLRRELGGKIAIGESIGQVQNVFKALFNLEAQFAVDGSQFDHLFGPDETFFIGNLKATALHVPGHTPADMAYLIDDDVILVGDTLFMPDVGSARCDFPGGNAHHLYTSIRKLLAFPADVRLYVCHDYPPDHREPRCMSTVGEQRQHNIHVHDGIDEATFVAMRTQRDATLGMPTLLLPAIQVNVRAGNLPPAEANGVTYLKIPLNQL
- the bkdR gene encoding Bkd operon transcriptional regulator BkdR; this translates as MRKLDRTDIGILNSLQENARITNADLARSVNLSPTPCFNRVRAMEELGVIREQVTLLDADLLGLHVNVFIHVSLEKQVEEALQHFEEAISDRPEVMECYLMAGDPDYLIRVLVPTIQSLERFMMDFLTKVPGVANIRSSFALKQVRYKTALPLPANGLTLGT
- a CDS encoding 3-methyl-2-oxobutanoate dehydrogenase (2-methylpropanoyl-transferring) subunit alpha → MNPAYEPLRLHVPEPSGRPGCKTDFSYLHLSDAGTVRKPSIDVEPSDTADLARSLIRVLDDQGNAHGPWAEDVPLDILRKGMRAMLKTRIYDNRMVVAQRQKKMSFYMQSLGEEAIGSGQALALNIDDMCFPTYRQQSILMARDVPLVDMICQLLSNERDPLKGRQLPIMYSVKEAGFFTISGNLATQFIQGVGWGMASAIKGDTKIASSWIGDGATAESDFHTALTFAHVYRAPVILNVVNNQWAISTFQAIAGGEATTFAGRGVGCGIASLRVDGNDFMAVYAASRWAAERARRNLGPTLIEWVTYRAGPHSTSDDPSKYRPADDWSHFPLGDPIVRLKQHMIRIGQWSEEEHAAVTAELETQIIAAQKEAEQYGTLAGGQVPSAATMFEDVYKEMPEHLKRQRQQLGV